The following coding sequences are from one Rutidosis leptorrhynchoides isolate AG116_Rl617_1_P2 chromosome 11, CSIRO_AGI_Rlap_v1, whole genome shotgun sequence window:
- the LOC139874715 gene encoding uncharacterized protein, with protein sequence MNTTNNRALEALETLDHLDELSDNEEVEPVPRAPRRYLYRDREGRAKALWNDYFFENCILNFSQALIPEYFTYFHQRRDACGLLGFNIVQRVTSAIRKLAYAASVDLFDEYLHMGEQTSYDCVNKICKCIFHLYATEYLRKPTAQDVQRLTAKHAQIHGLPGMLGSIDCMH encoded by the exons ATGAATACCACTAATAATCGAGCACTTGAAGCACTCGAAACACTTGATCATTTGGATGAGTTAAGCGATAATGAAGAAGTTGAACCCGTACCAAGAGCACCTAGAAGATATTTATATAGAGATCGCGAAGGTCGCGCAAAAgctttatggaatgattattttttcGAAAATT GTATATTGAATTTTTCTCAAGCTCTGATTCCCGAGTATTTTACTTATTTTCATCAAAGACGCGATGCTTGTGGATTACTTGGTTTTAATATTGTTCAAAGAGTAACATCCGCCATACGTAAACTAGCGTATGCTGCGTCGGTCGATCTTTTTGATGAGTATTTGCATATGGGTGAACAAACCTCATATGATTGTGTAAACAAAATTTGCAAATGTATTTTTCACTTGTACGCAActgaatatttaagaaaaccaactGCACAAGATGTGCAACGTTTGACCGCTAAACATGCTCAAATACATGGGTTACCGGGGATGTTAGGAAGCATCGATTGTATGCATTAG